The following proteins are co-located in the Haloarcula marismortui ATCC 43049 genome:
- a CDS encoding DNA-directed DNA polymerase II large subunit — translation MREADEQYFETLETQLEAAFDVAERAKERGGDPKPEVEIPTARDMADRVENILGIDGVAERVRELEGQMSREEAALELVEDFVEGTVGDYDSREGKVEGAVRTAVALLTEGVVAAPIEGIDRVELLENDDGTEFINVYYAGPIRSAGGTAQALSVLVADYARALLGIDQYKAREEEIGRYAEEIDLYDKDTGLQYSPKEKETKFIAEHMPIMLDGEATGDEEVSGYRDLERVDSNSPRGGMCLVLAEGIALKAPKIQRYTRNLDEVDWPWLQDLIDGTIGKDEADEGDSAEDANGDDAGEGADDDGGDEADEQAGPPRVEPADKYLRDLIAGRPVFSHPSKSGGFRLRYGRSRNHGFATAGVHPATMHLVDDFLATGTQIKTERPGKAAGVVPVDTIEGPTVRLANGDVRRIDDAEEALAVRNGVEKILDLGEYLVNYGEFVENNHPLAPASYTVEWWEQDLAAAGADVQAMQDSPHIDLADPSAEEAIEWATEYDAPLHPKYTYLWHDVSIEQVCALADAVEDAQVAQADGAYADPEMDGTAGDAHSDDGALVLPRSDAVQQTLEHLLIGHTQDEETITVTDWVPLVRTLGFSRSLERDWTREDLSEHARTYGESESLDAIGVAEDAEREDGQNAIKAINEVAPFQVRERAPTRIGNRMGRPEKSERRDLSPAVHTLSPIGEAGGAQRDVAKATKHADDMSDTPGQVEVEVARRRCPDCGTETHQANCAECSGTTEPVYVCPDCEAEVERDESGRAECGRCETLASPTQYKVLDLQEAYRDALQNVGERETAFEQLKAVKGLTSEEKVPEPMEKGILRAKHDVSAFKDGTVRYDMTDLPVTAVRASELDVSAERLRGLGYTEDIHGDPLTHEDQLVELKVQDIVLSDGAAEHMLQTARFVDDLLEQYYGLERFYEFDDREDLVGELVFGMAPHTSAATVGRVVGFTSAAVGYAHPYFHAAKRRNCFHPDTRLWYEDENDDWEYGTIEELVESRLDDPQEDDFGTLVQELDGDLTVSSLGENGPCRQPVDAVSKHPAPDHLVEVAVGDRTLRVTPDHTMLRAGPDGIEEVPASDLAAGDDLPAYDGGETTTMTARGEASTAATDGAAPTDTVEAVEYVESDVDHVYCLTVADTHRVAVEGTYVGQCDGDEDCVMLLMDGLLNFSKSYLPNQRGGQMDAPLVMSSRIDPSEIDDEAHNMDIMDAYPREFYEATREMKDPTEVEDVMKIAEETLGTDREYTEFRHTHDTANIAAGPDLSAYKTLGSMEDKMDAQLEISRKLRAVVESDVAERIIEYHFLPDLIGNLRAFSRQEVRCLDCGESFRRAPLTGDCRECGGRVNLTVHEGSVNKYIDTAIRVADEFGARDYTKQRLKILERKIESVFENDHNKQSGIADFM, via the coding sequence GCGAGGGGAAAGTCGAGGGTGCGGTCCGGACTGCTGTTGCCCTGCTGACCGAGGGTGTCGTTGCCGCCCCAATCGAGGGTATCGACCGCGTGGAACTGCTGGAAAACGACGACGGCACGGAGTTCATCAACGTCTACTACGCTGGCCCGATCCGCTCGGCCGGCGGGACGGCACAGGCGCTGTCGGTGCTGGTCGCCGACTACGCCCGCGCGCTACTGGGTATCGACCAGTACAAGGCCCGCGAGGAGGAAATCGGGCGCTACGCCGAAGAGATCGACCTCTACGACAAGGACACCGGCCTCCAGTACTCGCCAAAAGAAAAGGAGACGAAGTTCATCGCCGAGCACATGCCCATCATGCTCGACGGCGAGGCGACCGGCGACGAGGAGGTGTCGGGCTATCGGGACCTCGAACGCGTCGACTCGAACTCCCCGCGTGGCGGGATGTGTCTGGTACTGGCCGAAGGGATTGCGCTGAAAGCGCCGAAGATACAGCGCTACACCCGGAACCTAGACGAGGTCGACTGGCCGTGGCTGCAGGACCTCATCGACGGGACCATCGGCAAGGACGAAGCCGACGAGGGGGACAGCGCAGAAGACGCGAACGGCGACGACGCGGGCGAAGGAGCGGACGACGACGGCGGGGACGAGGCTGACGAGCAGGCGGGACCGCCGCGGGTCGAACCCGCCGACAAATACCTCCGGGACCTCATCGCCGGCCGCCCGGTGTTTTCCCACCCGTCGAAATCGGGCGGGTTCCGGCTTCGCTACGGCCGGTCACGCAACCACGGCTTTGCGACCGCCGGCGTCCACCCGGCAACGATGCACCTCGTCGACGACTTCCTCGCGACGGGGACTCAGATCAAGACCGAGCGGCCGGGGAAAGCCGCCGGCGTCGTGCCGGTCGACACCATCGAGGGGCCGACCGTACGTCTGGCTAATGGCGACGTGCGCCGCATCGACGACGCCGAGGAGGCACTGGCAGTCCGCAACGGCGTCGAGAAGATACTCGACCTCGGTGAGTATCTGGTCAACTACGGCGAGTTCGTCGAGAACAACCATCCGCTCGCGCCGGCCTCCTACACCGTCGAGTGGTGGGAGCAGGACCTCGCGGCCGCCGGTGCGGACGTGCAGGCGATGCAGGACTCGCCCCACATCGACCTCGCCGACCCGAGCGCCGAGGAAGCCATCGAGTGGGCGACCGAGTACGACGCCCCGCTGCACCCGAAATACACCTACCTCTGGCACGACGTGAGCATCGAACAGGTGTGTGCGCTCGCCGACGCCGTCGAGGACGCACAGGTCGCACAGGCCGACGGTGCGTACGCCGACCCGGAGATGGACGGCACAGCAGGCGATGCGCACAGCGACGACGGCGCGCTCGTCCTGCCACGGAGCGATGCCGTCCAGCAGACGCTCGAACACCTTCTCATCGGGCACACGCAGGACGAGGAGACGATTACGGTCACCGACTGGGTGCCGCTGGTTCGGACGCTTGGGTTCTCCCGGTCGCTGGAGCGGGACTGGACGCGAGAAGACCTCTCCGAGCACGCGCGAACCTACGGTGAGAGCGAGTCGCTCGACGCAATCGGCGTTGCCGAGGATGCCGAGCGAGAAGACGGCCAGAACGCCATCAAGGCGATAAACGAGGTTGCGCCATTTCAGGTTCGGGAGCGCGCCCCGACCCGCATCGGCAACCGAATGGGTCGCCCCGAGAAATCCGAGCGGCGGGACCTCTCGCCGGCCGTCCACACGCTCAGCCCCATCGGCGAGGCCGGCGGGGCACAGCGAGACGTGGCCAAGGCGACGAAACACGCCGACGACATGAGCGATACGCCCGGCCAAGTCGAGGTCGAAGTAGCCCGGCGGCGCTGTCCTGACTGCGGGACCGAGACCCACCAGGCGAACTGTGCCGAATGCAGCGGGACCACCGAGCCAGTGTACGTCTGTCCCGACTGTGAAGCCGAGGTCGAGCGCGACGAGTCCGGCCGCGCGGAGTGTGGGCGCTGTGAGACACTCGCCTCACCGACCCAGTACAAAGTGCTCGACCTGCAGGAAGCGTATCGGGACGCCCTGCAGAATGTCGGTGAGCGCGAAACGGCCTTCGAACAACTGAAAGCAGTCAAGGGACTCACCTCCGAGGAGAAAGTCCCGGAACCGATGGAGAAGGGTATTCTCCGGGCAAAACACGACGTCTCGGCGTTCAAGGACGGCACCGTCCGCTACGATATGACCGACTTGCCGGTGACGGCGGTCCGAGCCTCAGAACTGGATGTCTCTGCCGAGCGACTCCGGGGACTGGGCTACACAGAGGACATCCACGGCGACCCGCTGACCCACGAGGACCAGCTGGTCGAGCTAAAGGTCCAGGATATCGTCCTCTCGGACGGCGCGGCCGAGCACATGCTCCAGACCGCCCGGTTCGTCGACGACCTCTTGGAACAGTACTATGGGCTGGAGCGGTTCTACGAGTTCGACGACCGCGAAGACCTCGTCGGCGAACTCGTGTTCGGAATGGCCCCCCACACCAGCGCGGCGACGGTCGGCCGTGTGGTCGGCTTCACCTCCGCCGCCGTCGGCTACGCGCACCCGTACTTCCACGCCGCCAAGCGACGGAACTGCTTCCATCCGGACACCCGGCTGTGGTACGAGGACGAGAACGACGACTGGGAATACGGCACCATCGAGGAACTGGTCGAAAGTCGACTGGACGACCCCCAAGAGGACGACTTCGGAACGCTCGTACAGGAGTTAGACGGCGACCTCACCGTGTCGTCGCTGGGCGAGAACGGTCCCTGTCGCCAGCCCGTCGACGCCGTCTCGAAACACCCCGCGCCGGACCACCTCGTGGAAGTAGCCGTCGGCGACCGGACGCTCCGTGTCACGCCCGACCACACGATGCTCCGGGCCGGTCCCGATGGAATCGAGGAGGTTCCGGCCAGCGATTTAGCCGCCGGCGACGACCTCCCTGCCTACGACGGCGGCGAGACGACGACGATGACGGCACGCGGCGAGGCCTCGACGGCGGCTACCGACGGCGCAGCCCCGACAGACACCGTCGAGGCTGTCGAGTACGTCGAAAGCGATGTCGACCACGTCTACTGTCTCACAGTCGCCGACACGCACCGGGTTGCCGTCGAAGGGACCTACGTCGGCCAGTGCGACGGCGATGAGGACTGCGTGATGCTCCTGATGGACGGCCTGCTGAACTTCTCGAAGTCGTATCTCCCGAACCAGCGCGGCGGACAGATGGACGCACCACTCGTGATGTCCTCGCGTATCGACCCCAGCGAAATCGACGACGAGGCCCACAACATGGACATCATGGACGCCTATCCCCGGGAGTTCTACGAGGCAACCCGCGAGATGAAAGACCCGACCGAGGTCGAAGACGTGATGAAAATCGCCGAGGAGACGCTGGGGACCGACCGCGAGTACACCGAGTTCCGGCATACGCACGACACGGCGAACATCGCTGCCGGGCCGGACCTCTCGGCGTACAAGACGCTCGGCTCGATGGAGGACAAGATGGACGCCCAGCTGGAGATTTCCCGGAAGCTGCGGGCCGTCGTCGAGAGCGATGTGGCCGAACGAATCATCGAGTACCACTTCCTGCCGGACCTCATCGGCAACCTCCGGGCCTTCTCCAGACAGGAGGTCCGGTGTCTCGACTGCGGGGAGTCGTTCCGCCGTGCACCCCTGACCGGCGACTGCCGGGAGTGTGGCGGCCGCGTCAACCTCACCGTCCATGAGGGGTCGGTCAACAAGTACATTGACACCGCCATCCGGGTCGCCGACGAGTTCGGTGCCCGCGACTACACGAAACAGCGGCTCAAGATACTGGAACGGAAAATCGAGTCGGTGTTCGAGAACGACCACAACAAGCAGTCAGGTATCGCGGACTTCATGTGA
- a CDS encoding PAS domain-containing sensor histidine kinase — MSDPDATRFRALFEHTDDAVAEVKFIDDKPIIRAVNPAFVELFGVDSEQIRGEPLTEHVLGIERDGWKASDGAPGDPHPQQGTVTGQTVEGPRQLSCRVVPTTANRALTIYTDLTERQRREQHHQVLHRVLRHNLRNKLVPLLDGTETLAAELSGDLGAQASLMATAASELAELSEMAGKIEYVMGAAATTASRTDLVESVRSVLDRYDAATVDLAVEDSETVTVAVDDRLEIALTQLVENGIKHTDGEPELSVTVRCERTVAVVEVSDNGPGLPEHERAVLFGDRPITQLRHSTGLGLWLTKWILDCHGGELAYDRHDGRTTLTLQIPLAAEFGVGDNDRRRTSQGD, encoded by the coding sequence ATGAGTGATCCGGATGCCACGCGCTTCAGGGCGCTGTTCGAGCACACCGACGATGCTGTCGCCGAGGTCAAGTTCATCGACGACAAGCCGATAATCCGGGCGGTAAATCCGGCGTTCGTCGAACTGTTCGGTGTCGACAGCGAGCAAATACGCGGGGAACCACTGACCGAGCACGTCCTGGGAATCGAACGGGACGGCTGGAAAGCGTCCGACGGAGCGCCAGGCGACCCCCACCCACAGCAGGGCACCGTCACGGGACAGACAGTCGAGGGCCCCCGGCAGTTGTCCTGTCGGGTCGTTCCGACGACAGCGAACCGAGCGCTGACGATATACACCGACCTGACCGAGAGACAACGGCGAGAGCAACACCATCAGGTGCTCCACCGTGTGCTACGGCACAACCTCAGGAACAAGCTCGTGCCGCTGCTTGACGGGACAGAGACGCTGGCGGCGGAGCTGTCGGGCGACCTCGGGGCGCAGGCATCCCTGATGGCGACGGCGGCAAGCGAACTGGCCGAACTGAGCGAGATGGCCGGGAAGATAGAGTACGTGATGGGCGCGGCCGCGACGACGGCGTCACGGACCGACCTCGTCGAGAGCGTGCGGTCAGTCCTCGACCGGTACGACGCCGCGACAGTTGACCTCGCTGTCGAGGACTCCGAGACGGTGACCGTCGCCGTCGACGACCGGCTTGAAATAGCGCTGACACAGCTCGTGGAAAACGGAATCAAACACACCGACGGAGAGCCGGAGCTGTCAGTCACGGTGCGGTGCGAGCGGACGGTGGCGGTGGTCGAAGTCAGCGACAACGGCCCGGGATTGCCCGAACACGAGCGGGCGGTGTTGTTCGGCGACAGGCCGATAACGCAGCTCAGACACAGCACCGGACTGGGGCTGTGGCTGACGAAGTGGATACTGGACTGTCACGGCGGAGAACTCGCCTACGACAGGCACGACGGGCGAACGACGCTCACGCTCCAGATTCCGCTCGCTGCGGAGTTCGGTGTCGGCGACAACGACCGACGCCGGACCT
- a CDS encoding hybrid sensor histidine kinase/response regulator, with amino-acid sequence MDRDVLVIDDSVDRQVYERGLNPAYSYTLAETVDDIAPSFARSEVVVYDHGRPGMAFPELKQTVRDIGGSYCVLVVTGAEPTLELLSLPCTDYLRKPVDGAALGQAVERAMGLSDGDLREAISLTRKVHVLDSAQSGSELEQSRAVHDARRRLRELARPEVLCEIERIDADILSTHLDLIRGATDERQAPRADGGETGGSRLESVDISPWKFREAVESAGHAVVFTDRDGVIEYVNPAFEELTGYAESEVIGHTPRVLNSGEHDDAFYERLWDTIDAGDVWRGELVNERPDGERYVIEQTIAPLPRGGEPRGYVAINTDITQKRQREEKIEALHEATRDLLGADSPSTVAAEVGAAIESILEFRINVIRVHRDGQLQPVHVNDKAEELLAERPTYDVGEGFPGEAFEEQQASVYTDIRDHDGGTALEPVVSWLYVPISEYGIISVGQTDPDAFDETDLNLVQIIASNAEVALQRLQKERELQRENDRLEQFASTVSHDLRNPLQVAKGTLSQLDDSTAGVDRLRQAHERMEEVIEGVLTLTRQGNRVEDPSPVDLGAVARSCWTHVSSCDTELVVEADSLVVSGDDARLKHLFENLFRNAVTHGQASTIRVGPLDSGFYVADDGVGIPEEERNSIFDNGYTTSADGTGLGLTIVEEIASAHDWDVSVTESGTGGARFEFVAATQYRDE; translated from the coding sequence ATGGACCGAGACGTGCTGGTCATCGACGATTCAGTCGACCGTCAGGTGTATGAAAGGGGCCTCAACCCAGCATACAGCTACACACTGGCCGAGACAGTGGACGACATCGCCCCCTCGTTTGCTCGGTCGGAGGTCGTCGTCTACGACCACGGACGGCCGGGGATGGCGTTTCCAGAACTGAAACAGACGGTACGAGACATCGGTGGGTCGTACTGCGTGCTCGTCGTGACCGGGGCAGAGCCGACGCTGGAACTCCTGTCGCTCCCGTGTACCGATTACCTTCGGAAACCGGTCGACGGGGCGGCGCTCGGGCAGGCAGTCGAGCGGGCGATGGGGCTCTCGGACGGTGACCTCCGGGAGGCGATATCACTGACGCGAAAAGTACACGTGCTTGATTCGGCCCAGTCAGGCAGCGAACTCGAACAGAGTCGGGCGGTCCACGACGCACGTCGGCGACTCCGCGAACTTGCAAGGCCGGAGGTTCTGTGTGAGATTGAGCGGATTGACGCCGATATCCTCTCTACCCACCTCGACCTGATACGGGGCGCTACTGACGAGCGGCAGGCACCGCGGGCCGACGGCGGAGAGACCGGCGGGAGCCGTCTGGAAAGCGTGGATATCAGTCCCTGGAAGTTCCGGGAGGCAGTCGAGAGCGCTGGCCATGCCGTCGTGTTCACCGACCGAGACGGGGTTATCGAGTACGTCAATCCGGCGTTCGAGGAGCTGACCGGATACGCCGAATCGGAGGTTATCGGCCACACGCCGCGGGTCCTCAATTCGGGTGAACACGACGACGCCTTCTACGAGCGCCTGTGGGACACCATCGATGCTGGCGATGTCTGGCGGGGTGAACTGGTGAACGAGCGCCCTGACGGTGAGCGCTACGTCATCGAGCAGACGATTGCGCCGCTTCCACGCGGCGGCGAGCCGCGCGGCTACGTCGCTATCAACACGGATATCACCCAAAAGCGGCAGCGTGAGGAGAAAATAGAGGCGCTACACGAGGCGACACGGGACCTGCTCGGCGCTGACAGCCCATCGACGGTTGCCGCCGAAGTCGGCGCGGCCATCGAATCGATTCTGGAGTTCCGCATCAACGTGATCCGCGTCCATCGGGACGGGCAACTCCAGCCTGTGCACGTCAACGACAAGGCCGAGGAGTTGCTAGCGGAGCGGCCGACATACGACGTCGGCGAGGGGTTCCCCGGCGAAGCCTTCGAGGAACAGCAGGCAAGCGTCTACACGGATATCCGTGACCACGACGGCGGCACAGCGCTTGAGCCGGTCGTCTCGTGGCTGTACGTCCCAATCAGCGAGTACGGCATCATCAGCGTGGGACAGACGGACCCGGATGCGTTCGATGAGACCGACCTGAACCTCGTCCAGATTATTGCGAGCAACGCGGAAGTCGCCCTGCAACGCCTGCAAAAAGAGCGGGAGCTACAGCGGGAGAACGACCGGCTCGAACAGTTCGCAAGCACCGTTTCACACGACCTTCGGAACCCGCTACAGGTCGCCAAGGGGACGCTGAGCCAGCTCGACGACAGCACTGCCGGGGTCGACCGGCTGCGGCAGGCCCACGAGCGGATGGAAGAAGTCATCGAGGGCGTGTTGACGCTGACACGGCAGGGGAACCGCGTCGAAGACCCGTCACCGGTCGACCTCGGTGCGGTCGCGCGTTCCTGTTGGACCCACGTGAGTTCCTGTGACACGGAACTGGTCGTCGAGGCGGACAGCCTCGTTGTTTCCGGGGACGACGCCCGCCTCAAACACCTCTTCGAAAACCTGTTTCGCAACGCCGTCACACACGGGCAGGCGTCGACCATCCGGGTCGGACCACTCGACAGCGGGTTTTACGTCGCCGACGACGGGGTCGGCATCCCGGAGGAGGAGCGAAACAGCATCTTCGACAACGGCTACACGACGAGTGCCGACGGGACGGGGCTCGGCCTGACAATCGTCGAGGAAATCGCGAGCGCACACGACTGGGACGTGTCCGTAACCGAAAGCGGGACCGGCGGTGCCCGCTTTGAGTTCGTCGCCGCCACCCAGTACAGGGATGAGTGA